The following DNA comes from Lentibacillus sp. Marseille-P4043.
ACGAGGCTGCCTTCTGATAAATCACGAATCGGTGACTTGACAGCCTCACCCTAACTAATTATTTCATTTTTTGAGGCAATGCATGAATGGATTCAATTAATAAATTGAGTTTACCCTCGATGCGGTGCAACAAATAAAATGTTACCACAATCGGAAAGCCTACCTCTGTTATAAATGATATCCATGCTTCCATAAGCGTGACCTCCTTCTATTTTACTGGCTAAAAAAACTGACCAGGGCTGCACATTTGCCAAGCCACTGGTCATTCCGTTAATTAAAATCTAGTTTTCACACTGGCTAAATATCTACGCGGCACCTTTACATTATCGCGGCTTATTCAACCAATTAATTTAATTCAATTTCGGTTACATTTTGTTCCACAACACGCGCACCTTTAATAGAAACAAGATCGCCACCAGTGGATGTGAACGCATTTTGTATCATAATTTCATCCATCGCACTTTTTACAGCAGCTGGATCAATTGGATCAATCGGTTTTTCTAGTGAGTATGTGACAGTTTTACCTTCCTTGTTCAAAAATTTAAGCTCTATCTTTTTCATCGTTCAACTCCTCCTTTCCATTATCTTGTAAAATTTAGGCTTGCCTAATTTCCGAGCTATCTCTGCGTTCAATGTTGTAAAGCGGACGTTCCTGCAATCCAGCAACTGCCTCTGCGATAGCAAACAACTGATCAGCTGTTGCACTTGTCTTCACATTGTTAAAGCTTTTCGTTTTATAGATTGGCTTTCCAGTTAACACATCCGCCCCATCATCGAGCACTAATCGCAGTGTTGATTGATACGTTTCTGCTACTGCCATGTTTTTCCCCTCCTTTCACCACTACTATCGAATCATAAGGGAGAAAAGTGGCATCTGATAGTGAATTTATTTTGAATTCGGGAAATTTAGTTGATAGTTTTAGATTTCAGGGCGATATTCCTGCTCTCGTGCCGATGTTCCTGCTTTCGTGCCGATGTTTCTGCTCTCGCGCCGATATTCCTGCTCTCGCGCCGATGTTTCTGCTCTCGCGCCGATGTTTCTGCTTTCGCGCCGATTTTCCTGCTTTCGTGCCGATGTTTCTGCTCTCGCGCCGATGTTCCTGCTCTTGCGCCGATGTTCCTGCTTTCGTGCCGATGTTCCTGCTTTCGCGCCGATGTTGCTGCTTTCGCGCCGATATTCCTGCTCTCGTGCCGATGTTCCTGCTCTCGCGCCGATGTTCCTGCTCTCGCGCCGATATTTCTGCTTTCGCGCCGATGTTTCTGCTTTCGCGCCGATGTTTCTGCTTTCGCGCCGATGTTTCTGCTTTCGCGCCGATGTTCCTGCTCTCGCGCCGATGTTCCTGCTTTCGCGCCGATGTTTCTGCTCTCGCGCCGATGTTCCTGCTCTCGCGCCGATGTTTCTGCTTTCGCGCCGATATTTCTGCTTTCGCGCCGATGTTCCTGCTTTCGCGCCGATGTTTCTGCTTTCGCGCCGATGTTTCTGCTTTCGCGCCGATGTTCCTGCTCTCGCGCCGATGTTTCTGCTTTCGCGCCGATGTTCCTGCTTTCGGGCCGATGTTTCTGCTTTCGCGCCGATGTTCCTGCTCTCGCGCCGATGTTCCTGCTTTCGCGCCGATGTTTCTGCTCTCGCGCCGATGTTCCTGCTCTCGCGCCGATGTTCCTGCTTTCGCGCCGATGTTCCTGCTTTCGCGCCGATGTTTCTGCTTTCGCGCCGATGTTGCTGCTTTCGCGCCGATATTCCTGCTCTCGTGCCGATGTTCCTGCTCTCGCGCCGATATTCCTGCTCTCGGGTCGATGTTTCTGCTCTCGCGCCGATGTTCCTGCTCTTGCGCCGATGTTGCTGCTTTCGTGCCGATGTTGCTGCTCTTGCGCCGATGTTCCTGCTTTCGCGCCGATGTTCCTGCTTTCGCGCCGATGTTTCTGCTCTCGCGCCGATGTTCCTGCTCTCGCGCCGATGTTTCTGCTCTCGCGCCGATATTCCTGCTCTCGTGCCGATGTTCCTGCTCTCGCGCCGATATTCCTGCTCTCGGGTCGATGTTTCTGCTCTCGCGCCGATGTTCCTGCTCTCGCGCCGATATTTCTGCTTTCGTGCCGATGTTCCTGCTCTCGGGTCGATGTTTCTGCTCTCGCGCCGATGTTTCTGCTCTCGCGCCGATGTTTCTGCTTTCGCGCCGATGTTCCTGCTCTCGCGCCGATGTTTCTGCTCTCGTGCCATGTTTCTGCTTTCGCGCCGATATTTCTGCTTTCGTGCCGATGTTCCTGCTCTTGCGCCGATATTCCTGCTCTCGCGCCGATGTTTCTGCTCTCGCGCCGATGTTTCTGCTTTCGCGCCGATATTTCTGCTTTCGTGCCGATGTTCCTGCTCTCGCGCCGATGTTCCTGCTCTCGCGCCGATGTTTCTGCTTTCGCGCAGATGTTCCTGCTCTTGCGCCGATGTTCCTGCTTTCGCGCCGATATTTCTGCTTTCGCGCCGATGTTCCTGCTCTCGCGCCGATGTTTCTGCTCTCGCGCCGATGTTCCTGCTCTCTTGCCGATATCCCGTATTCTCACGCCCACACGCCCTACATATAAAATTAAAAAAGAGTCCTCCGCAATTGCAGAAAACTCTCTTTCTCATTCTTTATTAGGGCCATACACACGTTTTTCAACCGAGGAAACGTGCCCCGACAATCGTTTATGTAATGTTCGTTTCCAATTTTCACCTAAATGCGTACATGCCGCAAGTTCTTCGGCAAGCTTTAAATCCTTTTTGTGCACATGCATGACTTCGTTACACTTTTTAATCGTCCACTGCGGATATGGCCGTTCCACTAAACGCAGTTCCGACTTTTCCTGCACGTAACCTTCCTTTAAAACACGAAAATACCAGCCTGTTCGTCCGCTTTTTTGGATGCGCAAAGCAAAGTCCATTATCCGAAAACGACGGGCGGGTTTCCAACAAGGCTGACGCGGCTGGGAAACTTGAATAACAGCATCCCCAAGCTCATACGTATCGCCAATACAAACAGAATTCTCTTCCGCATAATCAACCGCTAGATTTTCTCCCATTGCACCAATGCCTATGGTTTCCAAATCAAGTTCCTGTATCCAATAATCATAATGCATCGTTGGATAAGCAAATAGTGCCTTTTCCGGTCCGCCATGATTTTTTGTATCTCCCACTTGATCTCCCATTAATCCTGTTTTTCCTAACCATACGCCCGATGTAACACTATTTTTGAAAATACCACTTTCCCACGGCCTGTCCATCCGGTCCGTTGCATCACTGTGACCCATTTTCTTTACCTTTCCGATTAGTAATTTATGTACATATGGTGCGTTCATCGTGCTTCACCCTCACTTCATATGGTATAGTTAATGAAAATTCTATCTCTATATTACTTGAAAAACAGTTTTATTGGAAAAAAAGCACACTAACCGTTGAACGATGGAGCTAGACGTTACTTGTCCTGCTCGAAAACAAAGTAGTGCCAAACTTTCTTACCTTATAAAATACGAACCATCATGGGGGAATCAACATGGAAAATACATTAAAAAAAGCAACATTTGCCGGGGGCTGCTTCTGGTGCATGGTAAAGCCATTTGATCAATGGGACGGGATTGACAGCATTGTCTCAGGCTATACTGGCGGTCATGTGGAAAACCCAACTTACGAGGATGTAAAAACTGGTAAGACCGGTCATTATGAATCTGTTGAAATAACTTATGACCCTGCCATCTTTTCCTACCGTGACATTCTCCATATCTATTGGCGGCAGATTGACCCAACCGATGATGGTGGGCAATTTCAAGATCGCGGTGATTCTTATCGGACGGCTATTTTTTATCATGACACAGAACAAAAAAACATTGCTGAAGCATCAAAGGCAGCGCTTGAAGATAGTGGAAAATTCAAGAAACCAATCGTAACGAAAATACTGCCAGCAACAACATTTTATCCTGCCGAAGATTATCATCAAGATTTCTATAAACGAAATGAACAGGAATACAAAGAAGACCGCGCCAAATCAGGCAGGGATGAATTCATTGCCAAAACATGGGAAAAGTAGTAAAAATAAGAACTTCCGTAGCTATTTGGAAGTTCTTTTTCATTTAATCCCTAGTCCTCATCTCTAGAAATTGTTTAGCTGCCTAATCTCGATCCAATCGATTTTCCATCCTTATCACGTTTCTCCACATGCATTCGTCATCAAACGAAAATGTATCAATTATCTTCTTCCCTATAGTCAATTCAATCGTTAGGCTATAACAACTATACCCATTCCTGTCATCGGAAAGCACAATTTCCCCAAGTACTATATAATGGAATCAATCTGTACGAAAGTTTCATTAATTTTGTTTAGTTTTACATCATATAATAGTATAATGGTTTTTTACATAGCTTGTCATAGATTAGGAGAGTGCGTTTTGCCAAAAGAAGAATCATTAACACCGCTTAAAATGTTATTATTCTGTTTTCATGCGACAAATACAATTATCTTAAGTTTTTTGCCGTTATATTTACGGTATAAGGGTTTGGACGGAACGGAAATTGGTTGGGTTCTAGCCGTTGGTCCTTTAGCAGCTATTTTCTCCCAGCCATTTTGGGGATACTTGAGTGATAAATATAAAACAGTGAAATGGATGCTAGTAATCTGTATCATCGGTCTTTTAATTAGCAGTATCCTATTCTTCCAAATGAACGGGTTAGTTGCGCTTATCCTGATGGGTGCGGTCTTCTATTTTTTCACCTCCCCGATCGGAGCGTTAGGTGACAGCCTTGCACAACGACGGGCTGACGACTTGAATGTGAATTTCGGTGGTATTCGAATGTGGGGATCAATTGGGTTTGCCATTTCTTCCCTTATCGTCGGCAAAGTTCTCTCTTCCATCGGTGTTCAATATATGATCTGGCCATACCTGTTCTTTGGAACCTGTGCACTTATAGTGGCTTTACGCCTTACCGATGTAAAGGTAGAATCAGATCCTATCCGGTTAAAAGATATATCGAAAATCATCCGGAATAAACCGTTCTTTCTCTTTTTATTTATGATCATGTTTCTATCGATTTCCCACCGGGCGAATGATAGTTATATCGGACTTTATATTGCCCAGCTTGGCGGTAGTGAGGGGATGGTTGGGTTAGCATGGTTTGTTGGTGTAGCGAGTGAAGCTGCTGTATTCGCGTTGGCCTTCTTCTGGTTTCGGAAGTTCCATACGTTGATATTCATTATCATAGCTGGAGTTTTGTATAGTATTCGCTGGTTTCTTTACGCCGTAATTGACGACCCTATTTACATTATTCCATTACAGGTTTTGCACGGTTTAACATTTGGCATATTTTATTTGTCAGCTTTCCAATTTATTTCGAGATTAATTCCTAAATTACTTCAATCAACTGGCCATTTGGTCTTTTATGCAGTTTTCTTTGGAATCTCAGGAATAGTTGGATCGCTAACTGGCGGAGCGCTGATCGACTCCTATGGTGGAGGAACACTCTATTTTGTAATGGGTTGCTGTGCATTGTTTGGAACTATATTACTGGTAGTCTATCATATTTTGCCGTATGGAAAGGAAACTACTGTACGAAATGTAGATTAATCATACAAGGTCAGTTCATCAACTGTAATGGACTGATCTCTTTTTATCGGCTACTTTCCTTTCTGGCTAGCCTGGCTGCGAAATATAGTGGTAGGTTAGTGAATCTGCTTAATCTCCCTCTCCATTCTATCCCTCAATTTTAGGAAAAGTGTATTGTAGCGGTTTCTTATCTTTTCATAAATATATCTTGCTTCATCTTCATCATATAGATGTGAAGTTTTGTTTCGATCAACCATCATGTCGATCCATTTTTCTCCATCGTCAATCAAACCGTTAGCGAATGCTTCACGTATCGTCGCTCTTGGATTTCTAATCTCCGTTGTACCGGTATATTCTAAAAACATTTTCATTAATTTCCAACTTAGTTCAAATGTGAATTCAAATCGCTGAATCACTCCATCATAGATGATATCACTTTCAACCTCTAACATTGTTGCCTCATTTAGTCTGGAGGAAACACGTTTGAAATCGTCAAGCTTCTCGTATAGCCTTTCCTTGCTCGTATACAATCACCCCATCTCGTTTAATATTGTCTATCAATGCATTTTTTGTTAAACGATCCGTGAAAATAATATCAATTTTCAAGTGTGTCAGCATTTCTTGGATGGTAAATTCAATTAAGTTTTGCTGTGTATGAGTAACGTTATTTGTATAAATTGCTAAATCAATGTCCGAACGCAAATGAAAATCCCCTCGTGCTCTTGATCCAAATAGGACTACTTTTTTAATTAAAGAATTAGATGAACAATGCGCCAGTAATTCATCGATAAAACGCTGAGAAATTCCAGTTAGTTCCGCCAAATTCCCGGGTATGATAACGACATCGCCTCCAATCAATCTTTTGTTTTTAAGTATACCAAAAATGATGAAGGAAAACGAAACAACAACGAAATAAGGCTGACGCAAAAATATGCATCAGCCCTGTATGTTCTAACTTGAAATACAATTTCGGAAGTTTCATATGCTGGTATTCATTATCACAGCTGGAGTTTTGTATTGTATTCACTTTTTCTTTACGCGGTAATTAATGACCCTATTTACATTATTCCATTACAGTTTCTACACGGTTTAACATTTGACATATGTTATTTGTCAGCTTTCCAATTCTATTTCGGGGTTATTTCCTATATTACATCAAGCAACAGGCCACTTGTTTTTTTGCAGTTTTCTTTGGAATCTCAGGAATAGTTGGATCGTTAACTAAAGAGGCGCTAATAGTTCAAATGTGAATAAAAAATGAAACAACATAAACAAGATTTATAAATTCACATTTTCCCGACCCATACTACCATTAGAAAATTATTAATCTATTGAATTCCGATAACTATTCAACATTGTATAGATTTCTATTTTACGTTAAAATTAAAATAGAAATCTATACGAAGGGATGTGATTTTATGAAAAAATTATTTACTGTTGGATTAACATGTTTTGCATTACTGTTCTTGGTGAGATATGTATATACTGGAACAGAACCCACCTCTACAACTATTCAACAAAAACAGGATAAAGTTCCTTTTGAGAATGCGAAATTAATTGATAGTAAAATCGATGGCAAAACCGGAGTAAAAGTTGATGTATATACTCTGGAAGGTTGGGAAAAGTGATTATATGAAAAGTATAGTAGGAATATTGTTAACAGTATTTATAGCTTTATCTTTTTTTGGAACAACAACATATGCTGAAACTAAACCTCTTTCTATAACTAATTAAAAAGAGCAGCATGAGATTTCCTTTGAAAATGCAGAATTATTAGAAACGATAACAGATGAAAAAACTGGAGTAACAATTGACGTGTATAGCGCAAAGGAACCTATATCAGATCTTGTCCCATTTGCGGGTAATGGCAATTGGGATGTATTAGATGGGGAAATATGGGTGATGAATGGAGATATTAACGATGTGCAAAAAGATGGAGTCTATTACTCTACGGGCGGAGATTATGCTTTAGTGATTCCACCCCACGAGATGGATGAGCTTAAAATGGGTTCTCGACCAGGAATAAACATAGAATTATGGGAAGATGATCCTGTAGATGACGATTATGTCGCCTCTTATTTTGTTAACGGTGTAATGAATCATCCTAATTATTATATTGCATTTCGTAATATTGGTAGTTATGTTGATGGTGCGAATAAAAGAGCAGAATTTTACACCACTCACACATCTAACTACACAGTTTTAGATCAAGCATTGTATGTTCAATATTTTGATTAAATAATAAAATAAGTGAAACTCGTTCATGGCTGGCGCAAAAAATATGCACCAGCCTTGTTTATCTAACTCAAAAATATAAAATACAACACAAATATCACAAACAACAAATACATAATCGGATTAATTTCCTTGATGCGCCCTTTCATGGTCATTGTAATCGGATAGAAAATGAACCCAATCGCAATCCCAGTTGCAATGCTATACGTTAACGGCATTGCTGCAATAGTTAAAAACGCTGGTACAGCAATTTCAAATTTATCCCAATCGATATCTTTCAATGCTGATGACATCAAAACCCCAACAATAATTAAAGCAGGTGCAGTCACTTCAGAGGTAATAACACTTAATAATGGCGAGAAAAATAATGATAAAACAAACAGTCCAGCTACAACCACCGCAGTAAAGCCGGACCTTCCTCCTGCACCAACACCTGCTGAAGATTCAATATACGATGTCGTTGTTGATGTACCGATAACAGCACCAACTGCTGTTGCGGTCGAGTCAGCGAATAGTGCCTTTCCGGCGCGTGGGAGTTTGTTATCTTTCATCAAACCGGCTTGAGTCGCAACTGCTACAAGTGTTCCAGCTGTATCAAAGAAATCAACAAAGAGAAATGTCAAAATAACCACAAGCATATCCGTGGAAAAAATATCACCAAAATGGGCAAATGCCTCACCAAAAGTAGGCGCTACACTTGGTACTTCCCCAACAATGCCACCAAGGCCTGATGGCGGATCAATCAATCCAGTTAAAATACCTACGATAGCTGTCAGGATCATCCCATAAAAGATTCCACCCTTGATATCTAAGCTAAGTAAAATAACCGAAATAACAATACCGAATATCGCGAGCAAGACAGTTGGTGATGTCAAATCACCGATCGCAACTAACGTTGAATCACTGCCAACAATAATGCCTGCATTCTGAAATCCAATAAAAGCAATAAAAAAGCCGATTCCAACACCAACTGCTAACTTCAAATTAGCTGGTATCGCATTAATAATTTTTTCCCGTAAACCAGTTAATGTTAATACAATAAAAATAAGTCCTGAAACCAATACACCGGATAATGCTGTTTGCCACGGAATCCCATAGCCAAGTACTACCGTGTAAGCAAAAAATGCGCTTAATCCTATCCCAGGTGCTAAAGCAATCGGATACTTCGCAATAACTCCCATGAATAGTGAACCAATAGCACCAGAAATGGCTGTCGCGGTGAAAACGGCACCTTGATCAATACGGGTTACGCCTTCCGGGAGATCCTCAACCCCCACTAACGCTAACGTTGCCGGATTTACAAATAAGATATAGGCCATTGCCAAAAAAGTTGTTAATCCTGCCATAAATTCGGTTTTATAATTTGTGCCTAATTCCTCAAATCGGAAATACTTTTTCATGACTACTCCTCCTCAGATCAAAAAAATAAGGCACTTTTGATCATTGACCAAAAGTGCCACACTTAGACTAGCAAGCAAGAGTAATGAGAAAGAGAATGTGAGCACAAACAATTTTGCCTGTGTGTTCAACATACTGCTAACATTACTGAAACCTGCGTAGTCAGACCATTTACGGTGGTCTGGTAGAAACTTTGGGCCTTATCCTCCAAATTATACGCATTGCTTTATTTAATTTTTTGTCTCGCTTTAAAGGGTAATAACACCCTACCAAATGATAGTTTACTATTTACGGAAGCTAATGTCAATAGAAACCGAATATTAATCGTTTTTTTATGGTGATTGTTCGTTTTTATTACGCCATAATATTACGCCAATATAGTGCAAACTCGTTGATATGATAGGCTTTTAGGAAATACCAAAAACTAAACATGAAAAAGTGTGCCATGACTGTGCCACGCTTTAATATAATTCAATCTCTCTTTAAACTTTTTCTCATTTCCTTGATCTGTTGATAAATAGTATTATTCCTGCCCCTCTAAGAAGGCGGCATTGTTTTCATCGTCGTTAATTTATCTTTTTCATCATGTGAACACTAGCAGTAGTTTCCAGAATCAAGGTCTTTTATTAATTTAGTAGATGTATTTCTGATTTGCAAAGGAACCGGTTCATTATTGATTCCTTCACATCCTTCCTTGCTCTCTGAATTGCTTTGTACAGCACTTGATTTGAGTACTAAGGATAAATAGATAACCACTTCTGTTAGATGAACATCGCCAAAACCATTCGGATGATTTATCGCTGCTACCAAGGTTAACAATATCCCCAACTTCCAGAGACTTTAAGACAAAAACTTACTCTGGATAAAAGCGCCGAATTCACTATCCGCTGAAAAAAGTGATTCCTGCTGTTAGTTAACCCAATTTACCCCATTTAATATTTAATATCGTTAGATTCTTGTAAATCAGCAATATCAATCTACTTTATTTTCGCTTATAATAAGCGTAAGTCTTTTTTTTAATGATTAAAACGAATTGTTAGGAGAAAATGTGATGTCA
Coding sequences within:
- a CDS encoding MFS transporter — translated: MPKEESLTPLKMLLFCFHATNTIILSFLPLYLRYKGLDGTEIGWVLAVGPLAAIFSQPFWGYLSDKYKTVKWMLVICIIGLLISSILFFQMNGLVALILMGAVFYFFTSPIGALGDSLAQRRADDLNVNFGGIRMWGSIGFAISSLIVGKVLSSIGVQYMIWPYLFFGTCALIVALRLTDVKVESDPIRLKDISKIIRNKPFFLFLFMIMFLSISHRANDSYIGLYIAQLGGSEGMVGLAWFVGVASEAAVFALAFFWFRKFHTLIFIIIAGVLYSIRWFLYAVIDDPIYIIPLQVLHGLTFGIFYLSAFQFISRLIPKLLQSTGHLVFYAVFFGISGIVGSLTGGALIDSYGGGTLYFVMGCCALFGTILLVVYHILPYGKETTVRNVD
- a CDS encoding DUF2922 domain-containing protein yields the protein MKKIELKFLNKEGKTVTYSLEKPIDPIDPAAVKSAMDEIMIQNAFTSTGGDLVSIKGARVVEQNVTEIELN
- a CDS encoding NCS2 family permease, which gives rise to MKKYFRFEELGTNYKTEFMAGLTTFLAMAYILFVNPATLALVGVEDLPEGVTRIDQGAVFTATAISGAIGSLFMGVIAKYPIALAPGIGLSAFFAYTVVLGYGIPWQTALSGVLVSGLIFIVLTLTGLREKIINAIPANLKLAVGVGIGFFIAFIGFQNAGIIVGSDSTLVAIGDLTSPTVLLAIFGIVISVILLSLDIKGGIFYGMILTAIVGILTGLIDPPSGLGGIVGEVPSVAPTFGEAFAHFGDIFSTDMLVVILTFLFVDFFDTAGTLVAVATQAGLMKDNKLPRAGKALFADSTATAVGAVIGTSTTTSYIESSAGVGAGGRSGFTAVVVAGLFVLSLFFSPLLSVITSEVTAPALIIVGVLMSSALKDIDWDKFEIAVPAFLTIAAMPLTYSIATGIAIGFIFYPITMTMKGRIKEINPIMYLLFVIFVLYFIFLS
- a CDS encoding nucleotidyltransferase family protein; the protein is MIGGDVVIIPGNLAELTGISQRFIDELLAHCSSNSLIKKVVLFGSRARGDFHLRSDIDLAIYTNNVTHTQQNLIEFTIQEMLTHLKIDIIFTDRLTKNALIDNIKRDGVIVYEQGKAIREA
- a CDS encoding DUF1659 domain-containing protein; the encoded protein is MAVAETYQSTLRLVLDDGADVLTGKPIYKTKSFNNVKTSATADQLFAIAEAVAGLQERPLYNIERRDSSEIRQA
- a CDS encoding YvrJ family protein — translated: MEAWISFITEVGFPIVVTFYLLHRIEGKLNLLIESIHALPQKMK
- a CDS encoding MOSC domain-containing protein, translated to MNAPYVHKLLIGKVKKMGHSDATDRMDRPWESGIFKNSVTSGVWLGKTGLMGDQVGDTKNHGGPEKALFAYPTMHYDYWIQELDLETIGIGAMGENLAVDYAEENSVCIGDTYELGDAVIQVSQPRQPCWKPARRFRIMDFALRIQKSGRTGWYFRVLKEGYVQEKSELRLVERPYPQWTIKKCNEVMHVHKKDLKLAEELAACTHLGENWKRTLHKRLSGHVSSVEKRVYGPNKE
- a CDS encoding nucleotidyltransferase substrate binding protein, with translation MLEVESDIIYDGVIQRFEFTFELSWKLMKMFLEYTGTTEIRNPRATIREAFANGLIDDGEKWIDMMVDRNKTSHLYDEDEARYIYEKIRNRYNTLFLKLRDRMEREIKQIH
- the msrA gene encoding peptide-methionine (S)-S-oxide reductase MsrA; this encodes MENTLKKATFAGGCFWCMVKPFDQWDGIDSIVSGYTGGHVENPTYEDVKTGKTGHYESVEITYDPAIFSYRDILHIYWRQIDPTDDGGQFQDRGDSYRTAIFYHDTEQKNIAEASKAALEDSGKFKKPIVTKILPATTFYPAEDYHQDFYKRNEQEYKEDRAKSGRDEFIAKTWEK